In the genome of Streptomyces sp. SAI-127, the window GGGTGTGGAAGGCCGGGCGGCCCAGCTCACGCGCGATCTCCGACGCCGTGCGGATGCCGTCCACGCGGGCCAGCACCGCCTGCCGCCGGGCCGGGAGCAGCGGAGGCGCGGGGCGGTGCTCCCGGGTCAGCGGCACCTCGTCCGGCAGGGCGTCCGGCCAGATGCGGTGCAGCAGGTCGCGGCGGCGCAGGGTCTCGCGCTCCAGGTCCGCGACCGGGACCGGGCGCGGGCCGCCGGGGATGTCGTCGGGTTCCCGGGGCTCCACGGCGGGCTCGTCCGGTCCGTCCTCGCTGCCGTAGCGGAAGCGGCCCGGGGTGCTGCTCGGGGCGAGGGCGAAGTACGCCGCGTCGTACAGCGCGGTCAGCCGGCACATCTCCAGGGCGCCCGGGGTGAGCAGCCCGCCCGCGACCAGTCGGCGGCCCGCCCGGCGCACGGCCTCGGCGCCGGTGAGGCGGCGGGCCCCGGTGCCGGCGCTCCCCGTGCTCGCGACGCTCTCGGCCAGGGCCTGCCGCCAGACGTCGGCGTCCAGCGTGCCGTGGGCGGCGAGGAGGACGTCGGCGCCGGGGGCGGCCGGGCTCTCGGCGTGCACCACCTTGCCGTCGGCGAGGTGCAGGGTGCCGCGCTCGCGCACCAGGACGCCGGTGGCGCGCTCGGCGGCCAGCCGGGTCAGCATCGGCGAGACACCGCCCCAGCCGCGGTCCAGGGCGGCCGCCTTGTCGCGCACCGGCAGCCGGGGCGGCGGAGTGGCGGGCGTGGTGCGGACCGTCGTCATCCGAGCTCCAGCCGTCCGGCCATCTCGCCGAGCCGGATCCGGGCCAGCGCGAGATTGCCCTCCGTGCGGGCCAGCCACAGATGCAGGAACACGCTGCTGTCGAAGGACGTCGGCACGAACCGCAGGACGTGGTAGCTGTCCCGGTTGCTGAGGATGAGATCTTCGACCGGCGGGTCCGGCTCGTCCCCGGGCGCCCCCGCATCAGCGGCCCGGGAACTCTCGGAGGCGAAGGCGCGCTGCTCGGCGGCGAGCCGGGCGAGCTCGGCGGCCTCCGCGGCGGCCGCCTCCTGGTCGCCGCCGGGGGCTTCCCCGACGGCGCCCAGGGCCAGCCCGCTCGTCCAGTCGACCAGCGCGGCCCCCCGCGCACCCGGCAGTCGCATGGCTTCCAGCAGGCACTCGTCGATTCCCTGCACCGTGGCTCCCCTCCCGCCTGGGGTTCGGCTGAGTGACGCCGAAACTACGCAACGTGTGCGCGAGGGGTGAGGGATCTGGCATTTTCCGGTGGAACATGCTCCGGGTGGCTAGAGTGGGTCAACTTGCCTTGTTTGCAGGCCCATTGATCAATGGGTCCGCCGCTGCGTGTCAACGGCTCCCGGGCGTGTGGAGGGTGGTGAGCGCACCGGCGTGCGCCCCTCCGGACTCGGCCACGATCGAGGCGAGCGTCTGAGGATCCCGCACGGTCGCGAAGCGAGCGCCTCCCGCACGGTCGGGGACGAAGCCGTAAATGCCCGGCCGGGCCAGCGAGTTGTACGCGTAGTGGTGCGCGAAGTAGTACGCGCCCGTGTCCAGCGCCGCCGCGTAGTCTCCCTGGTCGAGCAGCGGCAGCGCACGCCCCTCGGCCAGCAGGTCGCCCGCGAAACAGGCGGGACCGGCGACGTCCTGCACCACCTCGGGCCCGCTCTTGGGCCGTCCCTTGCCGTCGTACGCGCTGATCCGGAGCGGCCACGACCCCGGCACGTACACCGTCCGCGTCGCCACCTGCACACCCGCGTGCGTCACCGCGACCGCCCGGCCGCCCGCGCTCTTGGCGTACTCCACCCGCGCCACGATCGTGCCGTGCTTGGCCAGCAGCGACCGCCCGAACTCGGTGACCAGCCCGTACCGCCCGTCGAACAGCCCCGGTACCGCCTCCCTGAGTGCCCGCGCGTACTCCGCGTACGTCGGTGCCGTCACCTCCGAGGCGAAGTTCACCGGCAGCCCGCCGCCGATGTCGATCGTGTCGATCTGCGGCCGCCCGATGCGCCGGTTGATCTCCTCGGCGAGCGCGTACGTCTCCGCGACCCCCTGGGCCATCAGAGGGAACGGGATGCCCTGCGAGCCGGTGTGCGCGTGCAGCCGGCTCAGCCAGGGCCGGTCGAGGTAGGCGCGCACGACCCATTCGCGCGCCCCCTCGTCCCGCAGCGCCACCCCGAACTTCGAGGTCGCCGTGGCCGTGGAGGTCGCCCCGATGGAGCCGCCTCCGACCTGCGGGTTGACCCGGATCCCGAGCGGGGAGCGGCTGACCGCCGACCTCATGAGGCCGTCGATGCGGTCCAGCTCCTGCGGGTTGTCCGCGTTGACGGCGATCCCCAGCGCCAGTGCCTCCCTGAGCTCGACCGGCGTCTTGGCGGGCGAGTCCAGGACGGTTTCGGCCGGTGCCACCCCGGCCGCCCGCGCCAGCGCGAGTTCGCCCGGGCTCGCCACCTCCGCGCCGATGCCCTCCTCGCGCAGCAGCCGCAGCACCGGCACCAGCGGAGTCGCCTTCACCGCGAACGCGTGCAGCACCGGAGTGCCCGGCGCGGTGACCTCGGCGAAGGCCGCGCGGAGCTCCGCCGCCGACTCCCGGATCCCGGTGACGTCGAGAAGTCCGACGATGGGGGAGTCCGGCCCCAGCAGGCCCTGCTCCACGGCCGCGCGCACCGCCTCGTCCCGGCGGGCGGCCCGCCCTTCACCGGTGTTGCCGTACTCGTCCACCACGACTCCTACTCGTCGTCCCTGCCGTCGCGCCGCGTTCGGATGTCCGAACGAAACATCCCTGCCCTACCGATGCTGACGCGAGAACGTATTGACTAGTTCTATTCAGAAAGCAAAGATGTGAATATCGACAGCAACAATCCGCAGCAGAGCCCCAGGAGGCAGACCATGTCAGGACCCCCGCCCCGTACGAGCGCCGCGCGGTACGGAACTGAGCGCCCTGGGATGGCAGCAGGAAGCCGCCCTGCGGATGCTCCAGAACAACCTCGACCCCGAGGTCGCCGAGCACCCCGACAAGCTCGTCGTCTACGGCGGCACCGGCAAGGCCGCCCGCGACTGGCGCTCCTTCGACGCCATGGTCCGCACGCTGCGCACCCTCAAGCAGGACGAGACCATGCTGGTCCAGTCCGGCCGCCCCGTCGGTGTCATGCAGACCCACGAGTGGGCCCCGCGCGTCCTGATCGCCAACTCCAACCTGGTGGGCGACTGGGCGAACTGGGAGGAGTTCCGGCGCCTGGAGCAGCTGGGCCTGACCATGTACGGCCAGATGACCGCCGGCTCCTGGATCTACATCGGCACCCAGGGCATCCTCCAGGGCACCTACGAGACCTTCGCCGCCGTCGCCGCCAAGAAGTTCGGCGGCACCCTCGCCGGGACGATCACGCTGACGGCCGGTCTGGGCGGGATGGGCGGCGCCCAGCCGCTGGCCGTCACCATGAACGACGGCGTCGCGATCTGCATCGACGTCGACCCGCGCGCGATCGAGCGCCGTATCGAGCACCGGTACCTCGACGTCAGGGCCGACAGCCTGGAGCACGCCCTCCAGCTCGCGGTCGAGGCCCGGGACGCCCGCCGCCCGCTCTCCATCGGTCTGCTGGGCAACGCGGCCGAGCTGCTGCCGCGCATGCTCGCCGAGGGCGCGCCCGTCGACATCGTCACCGACCAGACCTCGGCCCACGACCCGCTGGCGTATCTGCCGGTGGGGGTCGCCTTCGAGGACATGGCCGACGCCGCCGCCAAGGACCCGGCCGGGTTCACCGTGCGCGCCCGTGAGTCGATGGCCCGGCACGTCGAGGCCATGGTCGGCTTCATGGACGCCGGCGCCGAGGTCTTCGACTACGGCAACTCGATCCGGGGCGAGGCCCAACTCGCCGGGTACGACCGGGCGTTCGCCTTCCCCGGGTTCGTCCCCGCCTACATCCGGCCGCTGTTCTGCGAGGGCAAGGGACCCTTCCGCTGGGCCGCGCTGTCCGGTGAGGCGTCCGACATCGCCAAGACCGACAAGGCGATCCTGGAACTGTTCCCCGAGAACGAGTCCCTCGCCCGCTGGATCAAGATGGCGGGAGAGCGGGTCCACTTCCAGGGCCTGCCCGCGCGTATCTGCTGGCTCGGCTACGGCGAGCGGGACAAGGCCGGGGACCGGTTCAACGACATGGTGGCGAGCGGAGAGCTGGCGGCGCCGCTGGCGATCGGGCGGGATCACCTGGACGCCGGGTCCGTCGCCTCCCCGTACCGCGAGACCGAGGCCATGCTCGACGGATCCGACGCGATCGCCGACTGGCCGCTGCTGAACGCGATGGTCAACGTGGCTTCGGGCGCGTCCTGGGTCTCCCTTCACCACGGCGGTGGCGTGGGGATGGGTCGGTCCATCCACGCCGGGCAGGTCACGGTGGCCGACGGCACGAAGCTGGGCGGGGAGAAGGTCCGGCGGGTGCTGACGAACGACCCGGGCATGGGTGTCATCCGGCACGTGGACGCGGGATACGACATCGCCGAGTCCGTCGCCGACGAGCGGGGTGTGCGGGTGCCGATGCGTGAAGGTGATTCGGCGTGACGGAGCGCGGCACCTCCGGAACAGTCCAGAGCCACGGCCCCGCCGGAACGGTCCGGAGCCACGGCACCGCCTCCTTCCAGGAGATGTGGCGTGAACTGCGCCCCATCGGCCGGCACCCCGACTCCCACGGCTACCGGCGCTTCGCCTGGACCGGGGCCGACACCGAGTGCCGGGCCTGGTTCAAGGAGCAGGCCGAAGCCCGCGGACTGACCTACGAGGTCGACCGGAACGGCAACCAGTGGGCCTGGCTGGGGGACCCCGCCCAAGGGGACGCCGTCGTCACCGGGTCGCACCTCGACTCCGTGCCCGACGGGGGCGCCTTCGACGGGCCCCTCGGAGTCGTGTCCTCCTTCGCCGCGCTCGATGAACTGCGCGCTCGGCAGGCCGAGTTCACCAAGCCCCTCGCCATCGTCAACTTCGGGGACGAGGAGGGCGCCCGGTTCGGGCTCGCGTGTGTCGGGTCCCGGCTCACCGCAGGGCAGCTCACCGTCGAGCAGGCGCACCGGCTGACCGACGGGGAGGGGGTCACGCTCCCGCGGGCCATGGAAGCCGCCGGACACGACCCCGACGGCATCGGAGCCGACCCGCAACGGCTCGCCCGCATCGGCGCCTTCGTCGAGCTGCACGTCGAGCAGGGACGGTCGCTGGACCTCTCCGGCGACCGGGTCGGCATCGCCAGCGCCATCTGGCCGCACGGCCGTTGGCGGTTCGACTTCCGGGGCGAGGCCAACCACGCCGGCACCACCCGCCTCGTGGACCGGCGCGACCCCATGCTGTCCTACGCCGAGACCGTGCTCGCCGCCCGCCGCGAGGCCGAACTCGCCGGTGCCGTCGCCACCTTCGGCAAGATCGCCGTCGAGCCCAACGGCGTCAACGCCATCCCCTCCCTGGTGCGCGGCTGGCTCGACTCCCGTGCCGCCGACCAGGAGAGCCTCGACCAGGTGGTCGGCGGGATCGAGAAGGCCGCCAGGGAGTACGCGCAGGCGCACGGCATCGCCCTCGACGTCGTCCGGGAGTCCTTCACACCCGTCGTCGAGTTCGACCACGCCCTGCGCGACGAACTCGCCCGCATCCTGGGCACCGGCGCCGGTCTCAAGGTGCCCGTCCTGGGTACCGGCGCCGGACACGACGCCGGGATCCTCTCCGGGAGCATCCCGACCGCCATGCTGTTCGTGCGCAATCCCACGGGCGTCTCGCACTCCCCGGCGGAATCCGCCGCCGAGGACGACTGCGTGGCCGGGGTCCTCGCGCTCGCCGACGTACTGGAAGGGCTGGCCTGCAGGTGACACCGAAGACCTACTGGCTGGAGCACGCCTGGCTCGACACCCACGTCGAGCCGGGGGTGGCCGTGGACGTGGAGGGCGGCCGCGTCGCCGCCGTCCGCACGGACGCCGACACCCCGCCCCCCGGCGCCGAGGTCCTGCGCGGACTGACGCTCCCGGGCCTGGCGAACACCCACTCGCACGCCTTCCACCGGGCCCTGCGCGGCACCGTCCAGGTCGGCTCCGGAACCTTCTGGACCTGGCGCGAGGTCATGTACTCGGTCGCCGACAGGCTGACCCCGCAGACGTACCACGCGCTCGCCCGTGCCGTGTACGCGGAGATGGCACTGGCGGGCGTGACGGCGGTCGGCGAGTTCCACTATCTGCACCACGCCCCCGGCGGCACTCCGTACGCCGACCCCAACGCCATGGGCGAGGCCCTGATCGAGGCCGCCGCCGAAGCCGGTATCCGTATCACCCTCCTCGACACCGCCTATCTCTCCTCCGGCTTCGGACAGCCGCCCACCACCCACCAGCTCCGCTTCTCCGACGGAAGCGCGGACGCCTGGGCCGAACGCTGTTCAGTTCTCAAGGACCGGG includes:
- a CDS encoding diaminopimelate decarboxylase, whose amino-acid sequence is MDEYGNTGEGRAARRDEAVRAAVEQGLLGPDSPIVGLLDVTGIRESAAELRAAFAEVTAPGTPVLHAFAVKATPLVPVLRLLREEGIGAEVASPGELALARAAGVAPAETVLDSPAKTPVELREALALGIAVNADNPQELDRIDGLMRSAVSRSPLGIRVNPQVGGGSIGATSTATATSKFGVALRDEGAREWVVRAYLDRPWLSRLHAHTGSQGIPFPLMAQGVAETYALAEEINRRIGRPQIDTIDIGGGLPVNFASEVTAPTYAEYARALREAVPGLFDGRYGLVTEFGRSLLAKHGTIVARVEYAKSAGGRAVAVTHAGVQVATRTVYVPGSWPLRISAYDGKGRPKSGPEVVQDVAGPACFAGDLLAEGRALPLLDQGDYAAALDTGAYYFAHHYAYNSLARPGIYGFVPDRAGGARFATVRDPQTLASIVAESGGAHAGALTTLHTPGSR
- the hutU gene encoding urocanate hydratase; its protein translation is MRSRAPGGRPCQDPRPVRAPRGTELSALGWQQEAALRMLQNNLDPEVAEHPDKLVVYGGTGKAARDWRSFDAMVRTLRTLKQDETMLVQSGRPVGVMQTHEWAPRVLIANSNLVGDWANWEEFRRLEQLGLTMYGQMTAGSWIYIGTQGILQGTYETFAAVAAKKFGGTLAGTITLTAGLGGMGGAQPLAVTMNDGVAICIDVDPRAIERRIEHRYLDVRADSLEHALQLAVEARDARRPLSIGLLGNAAELLPRMLAEGAPVDIVTDQTSAHDPLAYLPVGVAFEDMADAAAKDPAGFTVRARESMARHVEAMVGFMDAGAEVFDYGNSIRGEAQLAGYDRAFAFPGFVPAYIRPLFCEGKGPFRWAALSGEASDIAKTDKAILELFPENESLARWIKMAGERVHFQGLPARICWLGYGERDKAGDRFNDMVASGELAAPLAIGRDHLDAGSVASPYRETEAMLDGSDAIADWPLLNAMVNVASGASWVSLHHGGGVGMGRSIHAGQVTVADGTKLGGEKVRRVLTNDPGMGVIRHVDAGYDIAESVADERGVRVPMREGDSA
- a CDS encoding allantoate amidohydrolase; amino-acid sequence: MWRELRPIGRHPDSHGYRRFAWTGADTECRAWFKEQAEARGLTYEVDRNGNQWAWLGDPAQGDAVVTGSHLDSVPDGGAFDGPLGVVSSFAALDELRARQAEFTKPLAIVNFGDEEGARFGLACVGSRLTAGQLTVEQAHRLTDGEGVTLPRAMEAAGHDPDGIGADPQRLARIGAFVELHVEQGRSLDLSGDRVGIASAIWPHGRWRFDFRGEANHAGTTRLVDRRDPMLSYAETVLAARREAELAGAVATFGKIAVEPNGVNAIPSLVRGWLDSRAADQESLDQVVGGIEKAAREYAQAHGIALDVVRESFTPVVEFDHALRDELARILGTGAGLKVPVLGTGAGHDAGILSGSIPTAMLFVRNPTGVSHSPAESAAEDDCVAGVLALADVLEGLACR